A single window of Nicotiana sylvestris chromosome 5, ASM39365v2, whole genome shotgun sequence DNA harbors:
- the LOC138868765 gene encoding uncharacterized protein gives MVLVSHRDASVLFDPGSTYSYVSYYFSPYLDISRDSLISPVYVSMPAGDSIVMDCLYRLCLIVIGGFETRVDILLLCMVDFDVILGMDWLSPYHAILDCHAKTVTLAMPGLSRLEGRGESNYVPIRVVSFLKAQQMIEKGCNSYLAVVRDIRADTHTVESVPVVRDFLVVFHADLLGMLPHRDFDFGIDFFGHLAHFYSTISYNIVELNELKEQLQEFLDKGFIRSSVLSWGAPVLFVKKRDGSMHMCIDYLQLNKVRVKNMYPLPHIDDLFDKL, from the coding sequence ATGGTTCTGGTTTCCCATAGAGATGCCtcagtcttatttgatccaggatccacttattcatatgtatcatattACTTTTCTCCATATTTGGATATATCTCGTGATTCTTTAAtttctcctgtttatgtgtccatGCCTGCGGGAGATTCTATTGTTATGGACTGTTTGTATCGGTTGTGTTTAATTGTTAttggtggttttgagactagagttgATATATTGTTACtttgtatggtagactttgatgttatcttgggcatggactggttgtcaccctatcatgctattctagattgtcacgccaagactgtgacgttggctatgccaggtttgTCACGGTTAGAGGGGAGAGGTGAATCGAATTATGTTCCTATTAGGGTTGTGTCATTTCTAAAGGCTCAACAGATGATTGAGAAGGGGTGTAATTCTTATCTAGCCGTTGTGAGAGATATCAGGGCTGATACTCATACCGTTGAGTCAGTTCCGGTAGTGAGAGACTTCCTAGTTGTATTTCATGCGGATCTTCTAGGCATGCTACCCCATAGGGattttgattttggcattgacttctttgggcacttagcccatttctattccacgaTATCGTATAACATAGTGGAGCTaaatgagttaaaggagcagttgcaagagtttcttgataagggtttcattcggtCTAGTGTGTTGTCGTGGGGTGCTccggtcttgtttgtgaagaagagggatggttctatgcacatgtgtattgattatctgcagttgaacaaggttagagtgaagaacatgtatccattgccacatattgatgacttatttgataaGTTATAG